The DNA window GCCCCAGGTGACGTCCCAGGCACCGAGCTTGAGATTGGCAATGTCATAGGTGTTCATAGGGGTACGTACTCCAGGTCAAAGTTGGCCACCCACTCCGGGCGGCCCTTGTCGTCACGGTTGATGTAGTCCGGCCCGCGGAGGTTTTGCACGGCGAGGATCTTGTGCGTCGCCGTCCCGCTGGTCGGCAGCTGCAGGTTGCGGATCGGCTTGCCCTGGGCGTCGAGCAAGGCCCGCACGATCGCCAGCGCCCTCGCCCGCACGTCCGCCTCCACGTACCCGACCGACCGGGCCTGGATGGACGCGGTTGGCAGGCCGATCGTCGAGACGGCACCGGCGTAGTTCCGCAGCTCGGTGTAAACGCCGACCCGGCCCAGGCTGTCCAGCGGCACCTGCGTCTCGTCGGCCGGCCCGGTCCAGATCGACCGCCCGCCGGATTCGTTGATTGACAGCGTCGCGACCAGGTAGGTCGCGAGCTTGTCGAGGAGGTTGTGCGGGTCGAGGGGCATTTCGGTTGTCAGTCGGCGGTCGTCGCCTTCACTCTTGCCGCCACGAAGGGGGCGAACTTGGGAGCGGCCGCACGCACGGCCGTCTCCAGAAACTTCCACTGGCCGCGCGGGTTCTGTCGCGGGCCGACGTCCTTCTCCGGCGGGCGTTCGTGCCGGGCCGCCCCATACCGGATGTTGAAGCCGATCGTCTTGCTCACCTTCAGGCCCACCATCACCGCCGGCTCGCTGGTGGCGCTGGCCTGCAACGCGCCGCTCTCCACCGGGCAGATCTCCTGGGCGTCGCCGAGCACGTGCTCGCCGAACTGATCGACCGCCGTCCTCGCCGCCGACACGGCCGCCGCGTCGAAGCGGTTGAGGCCGCGGAGGATTTCAGTCATGTCGATCGAGGCGGACATCGCGGTCACTCCTTGACGAAAATCTCCAGGTGGCTCAGCCCGCCGCTCTTCTGTCGATCGACTACAAACACCACCTGGTACGTCTTTCCGGCCGAGCCGTCGACCGTGGCCGCCAGGCGATCGCCGGCCTTGATCGTCACGCCGGCGACGGCCGGTTTCAGCACGTAGATCACGCCCGACGCGTCCTGGATCGTCGCCCCCAGCGTGAACCGCTGGGCCTGTCGTGGGGCGTCGACCGCACACCGGGCGGTCAGGGTCGACGGCGACGCCCATGAGGCCGTACCGTCGCGGGCGCTGGCCCCGCGGGCGATGTGGCTGGTGAGCGTGGCGTTGGTGATCACAGGATCCTCCCGCTCTTGAGCCGGTACGGCCGAAGCAGATCCGCCGCCTGCCGCACCAGGTTCTTCTCCCGCCCACCGCCGGCCGCCGGGCGGTAGCTTTCCTTGAGGCTGCCGACGTCCTGGCTGGCCAGCCCGTCGTGCTGGGCGTCCAGGCGGGCCGCCCGTTCGCCGAGCAGGATCGCGTTGGCCTGGTGCAGGACGGCCAGCTTCACGTTGCGCGGCACGACGGCGGTCTTGGTCGTGTCGTCCCAGTCCCAGACCTGCTCGGCGATCGCGTACGCCGCCGGCGGCCGAATCGCCTGACCGGGTGCGGTCTGGTACCGCTCGTAAGGCACGCGTGGGAACTCCAGCGTCTGGACGGCGGGGTCCAGGTCGTACCGCCGGCCCTGCCACGGCCCGGCGGCGTCGATCTCCGCCGTCGCCTGCACCAGGGCCGCCAGCTTGTCGGCGTCGCTGGCGGCCCGGTAGGCGGCGAGCTGCGTCGACGGCACCGATACCAGCACGGCCGATGCGGTGGCGACGGTGAGGTAGCTCGGCCCGGCGTCCGTCGAGCCGGCGATCGTGCGGCTGCCGTCGTTATAACTGCCGTCGTCCCAGGTGATGCGGTACCCGTAGGCGTACGTCAGGCCCAGGGCCGGCTCGTCGAAGCTCTTGCGCCAGATCCCGCCGCCGGCGTTGACCATCGCCGTCCCCGCCGCCACCACGACCGCGTTGGTGTCGGTCCGCTTGACGCCGTAGGTGTTCGTGCTGTCGCGAAGCACCACCGAAGCGGGCGTGTCACCGGAGATTTCGACTTCGATAGTCATGGGTCAGTAGGCAGTAGGCAGTAAGCAGTACGCAGAGAAGCCGCGGCTCAGCTGGGGACGTTCACCGTCACGTTGCGGACGATCGTGGGGTTGCTGGTCTCCACCTGGCCGTCCGAGTTGGTGACCAGCTTGTTGGCCGGCGTCGCCAGGATGGCCGTGGCGATGTCGCCGGCCGACGCACCGCTGCCGGGGTTGGTCGTTGTCACGTACCCGCTGCCGTTGGTGGTGAGTTTGTTGCTCGGGCTGGCGAGGATCGCGGCGGCGGCGGCGGTGGCGATTGTCGAGGACGAGGGCAATGCCGCGACGGCGCTGGCCGTCGCCAGGCTGCTCACGTCGGCCTTGAAGGTGTTGGCGTTGTCGGTGTGGGCCAGCGTGCCGGTGACGTTGAGCTTGTCGAGGTAGCCGGCGCGGGCGCCGGTCCAGTTGGACGTGCTCAGTGCCGTCGCGGCCGGGGCGATCGCGTTGCCGCTGCTGTCGACGGCGCGGACACCGACGCCGCTGATCGTCCCCGAGCCGGTCCCCAGGATGCGGCCGTTCACGTCGCCGTTGACAACGCTCGCGCGAATCTCGCCACCGGTGTTGACGCTCGGCTTGTAGTCCGGCGTGCGGACGAGGATGGAGTTGACCGTCGACGTGAGGGAAGCGAGGTCTGGCGCGGTGCCCGTGTACTCCGTCCCATTCCCGCCGTAGGAGACGCCCAGCGACACTTGAGTCGTCTGTGGGAGCGTCAGATTGCCCAAGCCGACGTCAAAAGCAACGCCGTCGCGGACGTCGCTGGCCGCGGGGACAACAAGCGATCCGGTGTACTCGCTTCCGTTGCCGAACACCGTGCCCGATCGCACGTCGGTTTGGTTGGGATGACCGCCACCGGTGTACTCGCCGACGTACTGATAGGTGCTGCCGTCGAACGAGCCGTAGTTGGTGCCCGACTGGACGTTGGCGACTTCGGGCAGGACGACGTTGCCGGTGAACTCCCCTACATACCCGTAGGTCACGCCCGCCCGCACGTCTGCTATCGCGGGAAGGACGAGCTGGCCGCTGGCCTCTGTGCCGCCTCCGCCCCCATACGGAAATCCGTAACGAACCTCGCCCTGCGGGGGCAACTGCAGACTGCCTTCGAGCTCGTCGCTCTCGCCGTAGAACACGCCTTCACGCACGTCTGCCTGGTTGGGGTAGCTCATGGGTTCAATCCTTCGAACGGGGTCTAAACGGTCCTCGTCGGTCCTGCTCCGCTGAACATCAGCGGACGCTTGCTCGCACGGCCGCCACATCAACGGCGGGCCAGGACGATTGCTGTCGCAGCTCGTCGCACGCCGCGCCAACCCAGACCGGTCCGCCTGGTGCATTGCTCGGCCAGGTGCAACTGTTTTCGAAGATCGCCAGCTTGCCGATCTTGATCACCTGCTTCGCCTGGGGATGCGGGGTGCTCGCGTCCTTGCCGGTCAGCCGGCAAAGGTCCAACTTGATCGCCGCCTGGCTGGCCTGGGGGTTCGCCGGCCCGTTGTTGGCGAAGACGTTGCCGGAGATCTCGGCCTCCTTGACGTTGCTCGCCTCGATCGCCCAGCCCCGTCGCTCTATAACGCCGACGTCGCTGCCGAGCGGACGCTCGCCCAGGAACAGGTTGCGAGTGATCTTGCCCGTGACGCCGCCGGGCACGATCGGACCCGCGCCATTGACCAGGCCGAAGCTCATGTGGATCGGGTTGTCGATGAACTGATTGCCGACGATCTGCCCGCCGCACCGTGCTTGGAGCCCGTGCGAGCAGGCGGCGGAGATCCGGGCCTCGGTGACCGACAGCTGCCGGCTCTCGCCGGTGATGTAGAGGTTGTGGTTTCGCATCCGGCTCGCGCCCGCCGGCTGGCTTTCCCGCCAGCCGTTGTGGTGGTACCGGCCGCCCCGCACTTGGATGCCATCGCAGGCGTCGACGTACACGCCGTGGCTGTCGTCGCCGGTCTGGCTGTAGTTGTCGTGCACGTCGCAGTTGACCATGTTCAGAGCCTTGCCGCGGTTCGCGCCGAACGCCTCAGCTGCCAAGCCGATCGTGAAGCCGGTGATCTCACAGCCGTTCAAGACCGTCACCTCGCAACCCAGCAGTCGAACGCCCTGGGCGGTCGGCTGGCGGGCGCTGAAGCGGATGCCATTGATCACCAGCTCGATTGCCCGCCACAGCGTCAAGGCCGAGCCCTTGTTGACCGTGATCAGGGGGGCGGGCCCGTCGCCGTACGCGGCGATCGTGACACCCTTGAGCCGCAGAGCCGTGTCGGCAAGCTGCGTCGTCCAGACGCCGCCCGCCGCCAGCCAGACCGTGTCGCCCGGCTTGGCCGACCGCACCGCCTCGGCCCAGTTGTCGCCCTGGCTCACATGGATGCCCGCCGGCCGCGGAGGAACCACCACAGGCGGCGGCAACACGACGACGGGCGGCGTGACAATCGGCGGCGACACAGGCGGCGGCGGAGTCACCGTGCCAGGTTCGGGCGCAGGCGTCGGAGCCGGCGCGGGCACCGGCCGGAACGCCGCGTCGAGCACGGCCGCCAGCTCCGCCGACACCGGCGACTCGCCGACCTTGGGCTGGGCGGTGAACACCCGCTTGACCTCCTGGCCCGCGTCGTCGAGGACGTCGATCGTGTATTTGCGTGTCGCCATGCTGACTCCGTTTTCTTCCAGCTCCCAGCTTCGGACTCCCGACTTCGGCACGCCCCGCGTGCCTACTCAACGATCTTGAACTCCACCAGCAGCGACGACTGCGGCAGCGTATTGCCCAGCGTGCCGGCGACCGTGATCGTGAACTCCAGCGTGTCGCCCGTCGCCACGTCGCGCTCGGTGCCGATCGACAGGGTCGCCAGCGTCAGGTCGCGGGCGACGTAGTCGGCCAGGAGCGCTCCGCCGGTGACCTTGGTGGAGTTGGCGGCGGTGGCGATGTTGACGATGGCCTGCGTGCCGGTGCCAGCGGCTCCCTTGTTGACCAGGCCGAACGTGGCGTAGTTGGTGTCGCTGGTCGCCAGGTCGGCCGCGTTGACGAACGACACCCGGCTGATCTGCGCCGCCGAGCCGACCGAGGGCACCGGGATGCAGAACTTCGTCGAGCCCGCCGACGTCGCGATCGTGCCCAGGGGAATCACCAGCGACTTGGTCTGCATCGCCGTGCTGGCCAGCGTGCCGGTGATGCTGCCAGTGGAGAGGCCGAAGCGGGCGTACACCGCCGGCGTGACGGTGGTGATCGTCGAGCCGCCGGTGACGACGGTGAACAGCGGGATGCGCGTGGCGGTGAACGCGCTGGTGTTCTTACTGACCGTCCCGGCCGAGTCGACCTCGACGTAGTTGGTCGTCGAGCTGCTCAGTGCGATCGTGCCGGCCGACACGCTCACCAGCGTGTTGCCGAACCGCACCTTGCCGGCCCGATACCCGAGCGTGAGCCCGGTCGTCGTGTCGGCGTTCTGGGCGCACCAGGTGTCGGCGGGCGCGACCGCGTTGAGGTCGTACCCGTTGGCAGTCGAGCCGACCGTGCCGGCCTCCAGGCCGTCCAGCATGTCCTGGACGAAGTCACTGAAGAGCGTCCCGGTGAGGAGATTGAACTGCCGGTTGTCCTTGTCCAACGCGGCGATCTGGGTGCTGTTGAGCTGCATGGTGCGTCCTTGCCTTCGTGCCTTCGTGCCTACGTGCCTACGTGCCTACGTGCCTGGTGCTCTACTTCTTGGCCGACTCGGCTTTCTTCTTCGCCTCCGCAGCCGCCGCTTCGGCCTGCGCGGCCGTTTCGGCTTCGGTCAACGGCAGCGGGTTGACGATCTGGCCCGTCGCCTCGTCCTTCACTTCGTAGCCGCACTCCGTTGCCCAGGCGGCGGCCCTGGCGTCGTCGGTGGACGCCTGCCCGTCGACGAAGCTGAGGCAGTACGGACCGTGCCGGCGGTTGAAGCCGGCGTTCCTGATGCGGACCTTCCAAGGTCCGGTTGCTCGCTTTGCAGTTGCCATCTTGTTCTCCAAAAGTTGTCTTGCCTGACTTCGGTCACACGCCGTGCCTGCCGCCGCCGGCTGCCTTACAGCGACTGCGGCTGCAGATACGCCAGATACGTGATCGACGGCGTCGTCCCGGTGGTGGTGAGCACCAGCCTGACGTAGCGCTGTTTGATCACGGCCCCGATCACGCCAGTGCCGGCCGCGGTGACCGCCACCGATCCTCGGGCGACAAACGTCGCGTTGTCTGCCGAGTCCTGCAGCGCGAACGTGTAGGTTTCGTTGCCGTCGTCGGTGTCCATCGAGCTGACAAAAACATTGGCCGACATGGGCTTGCCCGCACCGCCCGGGGCGAACCCCTGCCCCAGGTCCAGCGCGGTGGAGTTGAAAGTGGCCGTCTTGGTCACCGACGCCTGCAGCATCAAGTTGGCGTCCTGCGGTCCGATGACCGAAGGCTCCGCCATGAACTGCGTCGCCACAAGCGAGAAGAGAACGACGGCGACCAGTGCCGCCAGTCCGAGAAGGGGAAGTCCGAGGGTGGTCAGGTGATTCATTGCTTCTGTCTCCGTAGGGTCCGCCTTGGCGGACGTGGTTGCGATTCGTCTGTCTGCTTCCGACTCCAGCTCCGCCGGCGGCGAGCTTTAAGCGTTGGTGATGCCCTTGATGCGGCACGCGGCACGCGGGTGGAACACGGCCAGGCCGATGTTGGCCTCGACCAGGTCGCTGTAATAGGTGCCGAGCAGGCCCACTTCGACGTGCTCGATCATCTTGCTGCCGATGAGGCCCTGGACGTACTCGCCGTCCGAGTCCGAGCCGGGGCGTACGACGTAGAGGCTGGTGGTGACGTCGGAGCTGCCCTGGGTTTCGTTGAAGTCCAGGATGGCGGACTCATCACCGTCTTCGTCCAGCAGCTCGATCGCCGCGCCGTCGTACATCGAGACCTGGCCGGCGGCGTCCATCATCGAAGCCCCGCCCGCCGTCGCCTTCAGCAGCGACGAGATCTTTCGGCGGACCGCCTTGCTGCAGACGATCTTCTTCTGGCTGTTCGAACCGACGACGGCGTCGAGGGCCCGGTCGAGCATGTCGAGCGTGAGGGCCGCGCCGTTGGCACCGGCGGTGATCACCTGGTTGCCGGTGAGCCGGCCGTTGAGGCCGTAGAACTGCAGCGGGTCGTTGGCCGGGTCTCCCTTGATGACGTACTTGTCATAGTAGAGGCCGGCCTTCTTGATCTTGGCACCGATCGAGTTGGCGCGAACGA is part of the Humisphaera borealis genome and encodes:
- a CDS encoding DnaT-like ssDNA-binding protein; protein product: MTIEVEISGDTPASVVLRDSTNTYGVKRTDTNAVVVAAGTAMVNAGGGIWRKSFDEPALGLTYAYGYRITWDDGSYNDGSRTIAGSTDAGPSYLTVATASAVLVSVPSTQLAAYRAASDADKLAALVQATAEIDAAGPWQGRRYDLDPAVQTLEFPRVPYERYQTAPGQAIRPPAAYAIAEQVWDWDDTTKTAVVPRNVKLAVLHQANAILLGERAARLDAQHDGLASQDVGSLKESYRPAAGGGREKNLVRQAADLLRPYRLKSGRIL
- a CDS encoding major capsid protein, encoding MPAISLLDYANQTNDPMRRGLVQKITNESIFLRMLRFIPVDGFTYSYGRQDTLGGIAFRAINGSYTPDTGVINPLIESLAIMGGEVRTDRQIVNKQGDIVRANSIGAKIKKAGLYYDKYVIKGDPANDPLQFYGLNGRLTGNQVITAGANGAALTLDMLDRALDAVVGSNSQKKIVCSKAVRRKISSLLKATAGGASMMDAAGQVSMYDGAAIELLDEDGDESAILDFNETQGSSDVTTSLYVVRPGSDSDGEYVQGLIGSKMIEHVEVGLLGTYYSDLVEANIGLAVFHPRAACRIKGITNA
- a CDS encoding right-handed parallel beta-helix repeat-containing protein: MATRKYTIDVLDDAGQEVKRVFTAQPKVGESPVSAELAAVLDAAFRPVPAPAPTPAPEPGTVTPPPPVSPPIVTPPVVVLPPPVVVPPRPAGIHVSQGDNWAEAVRSAKPGDTVWLAAGGVWTTQLADTALRLKGVTIAAYGDGPAPLITVNKGSALTLWRAIELVINGIRFSARQPTAQGVRLLGCEVTVLNGCEITGFTIGLAAEAFGANRGKALNMVNCDVHDNYSQTGDDSHGVYVDACDGIQVRGGRYHHNGWRESQPAGASRMRNHNLYITGESRQLSVTEARISAACSHGLQARCGGQIVGNQFIDNPIHMSFGLVNGAGPIVPGGVTGKITRNLFLGERPLGSDVGVIERRGWAIEASNVKEAEISGNVFANNGPANPQASQAAIKLDLCRLTGKDASTPHPQAKQVIKIGKLAIFENSCTWPSNAPGGPVWVGAACDELRQQSSWPAVDVAAVRASVR